The sequence GTTGACCGCGTTCGCTCCTCCGTTGCCTCGGGCGATCTGACCGAGACAGACGGGGCAAGCCTGCTCGAACCTCTCCTCGACGCCTGCGACCAGAAGCTTCCGCTGGCCCCGCTGGAGGACAAGCTCGAAGAAGGGCTGTCCAAGCACGTCCGGCCCGCGCTCATCGTCCACGCCCTGCGGACCCGCATAGACGATTATCTCTTCGTGTCCGAGCTGCTGCCCGGCCCGCGCGACAAAGTCGATCCGCGAGTGCTGACGGCTTTGGGCGAGGGCGTGTCCAAAGGGGCCCCGCGTGACGATGTGAAGGCGTATGTCGAAGAATTTTCCGGCCAACCGGCCGACCCCTTCCTGACCGGAGCGGAGATGGTTTCCCTGCTTGGGCAGGCCCGGTTCGACTACACGCTGACCCGGTCCGTGCTGGGGGCCGGGTTCGACGCGGGCTCGCTGACTCCCGAATGGCGCTATTTCATTCGGTTGGTGCTCATCGCCCGGCAGCGGGGCCTTTCCGATAAGGAGATAGCCGACGGCGCGGCCGCCGTCCTGGCCGGCCAGGGATCCCTGGGCGATGTCTCCATCCGTCTCGGCTTTACCAGCCGAAGTCTCACCGGCCGCTCCATCTCTAATTAACTTTTCTTACGATTTATGTGACCTTGAGTCCTCATTCCCGGTATATTTCACTGAGGGGTCGAGAGACCCGGAAACCCATGGGAGCCTTTGAGTGAAGAAGTTCATTGCGACGTTGTTGCTCGTATCCGTCCTGTTCGCCGCCGGATGCGCTCAAGTGATTGGACCGTACTATCTGGAGCAGGAGCAGTACGAGGAAGGAATCAGGGTCATGGGCGATCAGCTCAAGGAAAACCCTGACGATGCAGCATCGACGTATTATGTGGGCCGGTATTATCTGGCTCTGAACAAACCCAAGCAGGGTCTTCCCTATCTGCAGAAGGCCGTCAGCCTGGACCCCGAGAATGCGGACTACGTATTTTGGACCGGGGTGGCCTACTGGGCCATGATGGACTTCGACCGGGAAAAGGCGGCCTATGAAAAGGCCATCAGCCTGGACCCGAACCATATTTCCGCCCACCTCTACCTGGGACACGGCTACGCGGACCGGGGAGAGTGGGCACAGGCCCTCAAGCAGTACGACGTGGTCCTGAAGCTGGACCCGTACAACCCGGAAGCGCTGTACAACAGGGCGCGGACCTTGAGGGGACTTGACAAAACGAGTGATGAGATCGCGGCATGGAAGCGGTTCCTTGAGTACTATCCCGACGGGAGCATGGCCATGACGGCCACGGAGCAACTCAATCTGCACGGGGACTTCACCTACCGCAATCACATAATCGGGAAGCGCAACGTCACGCTGCGAAGCTTGGCGTTCAAACCCGGAACCAGCGTCCTGGATGCCGACGGCAGGGCCTCATTGGAAGTGCTTAGCGCGATGATGCAGGTCAACAGGGAGCTGACGGTGAACATCGTGGTCTACGTCAAGGGCAACGCGTCCCTGGCCAAGGCTCGAGTCAATGCCGTCCGCGACTACATGCTGAACAGCAATCCGGACATCGAACGGAGCAGGCTGCCTCTGAGCTGGTTTGGAACTGCCGAAAACGTCCAGGTGGGCGACAGGACGTTCGCTTTGGACCAATCGGTAAGCTTTATTACCGAAGTTCGGTAATCAAATGGAGAATAATATGTCTATCGTGCAGAATAAATTGGCTCTTTTGTTTGCTGTGCTGATTCTAGCCCTCATGGTCGCGGTTCCCCGCGCCATGGCCCAGACGGACGCCCCCACCGATGGCACCGGTGAAGTGACGGCCGATACGGGTGATACCGGAGACACCGGAGATACCGGTGATACCGGCGACACAGGTGAAGATGAAGCGGATGCGCCTGCCTTTGCTAACCCGGCCCAGGCCGCCAAGGCAGATGCGTTAGCCGCTGCCGCTGCCGCCGCCTCCGCCGAGGCCGTGGCCGATGCCGAACAGGCCGTGGCCGATGCCGAGCAGGCCGTTGCCGACGCCCAACAGGCCGTGGCAGACGCTCAGGCCGCCGAGGACACGGAGGCCGAGGCTGAGGCACAGGCCCAGCTGGATGCCGCCCAAGCGAGCCTGGACAAGGCGCAGGCCGATGCTGAACAGGCTGTCTCCGATGCCGCCTCCGTGTCCGTGGAGACCATCGCCTCCATGCGCGCCGAAGATATGGGGTGGGGCGTTATCGCCCAGGAGCTGGGCGTACACCCGAGCACCCTGGGGCTGGGACACAAGCAACAGGCCCAGAACCAGACCCGTGCCAAGACCAAGAGCCGGGGGGTGGGCCAGGCCATGGCCTCCGTATCCGCCCAGGCGGGTTACGCCACCAGCCGCAACGTCAAGACCGGCGTGTCCAAGACCCCGGGCGTGAGCGGCGGCAAGGGCTCCAAGGCCGTCGGCCTGAGCCGGGCTTCGGACAAGGCCAAGAGCGGTGCCAAGAATTCCAATTCCTCCAAGGGCAAGGACTCCTCCGGGCGAGGCAATTCGAGCAATTCCAATGCCGGGGGCAACGGCAAGGGCAATTCTGGCAATTCCAATGCCGGGGGCAACGGGAACGGCAACGGCAAGAGCAAGTAGCCCTCGTCTCCTGACGACATCAGATTGCGGGTCCCGACATCGGGACCCGCTTTTTTTGTGCTTTTCAACCACTGCCACTCTTCAAAACAGAGGAAATTCAGGGTATGCAACCCGTGACGACAGACCAACACAAGGTGCATGCATGGCTGAACAGACCGATCCCGGCTCCCTTTCCGAAACCTATCTCCAGATCAGTCCTAATATCCTGGCGAGTTTCCCCAAATTCAGGCCCCCTGTGGACCTGTATGTCTTTGATCCGACGGTCGGCCGTACCGGACGCTATCTGCGGGCCGGGGATCGGTTGTCACGCGAAGGACAGGATGAGGTCGCAGGCTTCGCCGAGGACGGCAGGCTCTTTCTCCTGCGCGAGGACTACCGCATCTATGCCGAGCATCTGAGCAAGAAGCTCGGCCTGTTGCTGGTGGAGGAGGGGTTTCTGCCCCAGGAGGTGGCGGAGATATTCTTCATCGCCCTGCGCAACCGCATGACGGATTTTCTGAACCAGCCGCG is a genomic window of uncultured Pseudodesulfovibrio sp. containing:
- a CDS encoding tetratricopeptide repeat protein yields the protein MKKFIATLLLVSVLFAAGCAQVIGPYYLEQEQYEEGIRVMGDQLKENPDDAASTYYVGRYYLALNKPKQGLPYLQKAVSLDPENADYVFWTGVAYWAMMDFDREKAAYEKAISLDPNHISAHLYLGHGYADRGEWAQALKQYDVVLKLDPYNPEALYNRARTLRGLDKTSDEIAAWKRFLEYYPDGSMAMTATEQLNLHGDFTYRNHIIGKRNVTLRSLAFKPGTSVLDADGRASLEVLSAMMQVNRELTVNIVVYVKGNASLAKARVNAVRDYMLNSNPDIERSRLPLSWFGTAENVQVGDRTFALDQSVSFITEVR